In one Ananas comosus cultivar F153 linkage group 12, ASM154086v1, whole genome shotgun sequence genomic region, the following are encoded:
- the LOC109718021 gene encoding uncharacterized protein LOC109718021 isoform X2, whose protein sequence is MEYDNNNSFSEKQKPQQQQQQQQRHHHLHLQPLSLSACFRSCSSSFSSSSSAAGDDDRPPLIRSPSTWLRSKPHHHHHLLLASSSAAAAAGGRHRRRRSADFSAAR, encoded by the exons ATGGAGTACGATAACAACAACAGCTTCTCCGAGAAGCAGaagccgcagcagcagcagcagcagcagcagcgccaccaccatctccatctccaacccctctccctctccgcgtGCTTCCgctcctgctcctcctccttctcctcctcctcctccgccgccggcgacgACGATCGCCCCCCTCTGATCCGGTCCCCGTCCACCTGGCTCCGCTCCAagccccaccaccaccaccacctcctcctcgcctcctcctccgccgccgccgccgccggaggcagacaccgccgccgccgctccgccgACTTCAG CGCAGCTCGTTGA
- the LOC109718021 gene encoding uncharacterized protein LOC109718021 isoform X1, translated as MEYDNNNSFSEKQKPQQQQQQQQRHHHLHLQPLSLSACFRSCSSSFSSSSSAAGDDDRPPLIRSPSTWLRSKPHHHHHLLLASSSAAAAAGGRHRRRRSADFSSLTG; from the exons ATGGAGTACGATAACAACAACAGCTTCTCCGAGAAGCAGaagccgcagcagcagcagcagcagcagcagcgccaccaccatctccatctccaacccctctccctctccgcgtGCTTCCgctcctgctcctcctccttctcctcctcctcctccgccgccggcgacgACGATCGCCCCCCTCTGATCCGGTCCCCGTCCACCTGGCTCCGCTCCAagccccaccaccaccaccacctcctcctcgcctcctcctccgccgccgccgccgccggaggcagacaccgccgccgccgctccgccgACTTCAG CTCGTTGACGGGGTAA